One Lacunisphaera limnophila DNA window includes the following coding sequences:
- the gpmI gene encoding 2,3-bisphosphoglycerate-independent phosphoglycerate mutase, with amino-acid sequence MNSAKSPVLLVIRDGWGKNPDPTQDLFNAVKLAKKACDDALQAKYPHALVSASGLDVGLPDGQMGNSEVGHENIGAGRIVDQELVRLNKLFSEKQLARNPVWLGALARLQANPAARLHLMGIVSDGGVHGMLEHLYGILRQAKEDGLAGRVFIHGFTDGRDTPPQSGLGYIQQVEAQLQEIGVGRIATVCGRFWAMDRDNRWERVQKAYDMLTGKAALATATSAGAAIASYYEKPLSPTQNGDEFVPATWIVGAEGKPIATFADGDAVLFYNYRGDRPREITKAFVIDGFKDFDRGAKLDLYYATMTEYEKGLPVHVISGKPPKLKNILGEVVSNAGLAQFRCAETEKNPHVTFFFNNYRSEPFPGEDRACPASPKVPTYDMQPEMSAAEVTALSKAAILSGKYGFIAVNYANPDMVGHTGSLPATIKAVEATDAGVGELLAAIAQVGGKAVVCADHGNAEQMWDPVLNSPHTAHTLNLVEVFVVGEGLVAGKTRMRSGGRLADLAPTVLHLMGLPKPAEMTGESLVLG; translated from the coding sequence ATGAATTCCGCAAAATCGCCCGTCCTCCTGGTCATCCGCGATGGCTGGGGCAAAAATCCCGATCCGACCCAGGATTTGTTCAATGCCGTCAAGCTGGCCAAGAAGGCCTGCGACGACGCCCTGCAGGCGAAGTATCCCCACGCGCTGGTCTCGGCCAGCGGGCTCGATGTCGGCCTGCCCGACGGGCAGATGGGCAACTCGGAGGTTGGTCACGAAAACATCGGCGCGGGGCGGATCGTCGACCAGGAACTGGTGCGGCTGAACAAGCTGTTTTCCGAGAAGCAGCTGGCGCGCAACCCGGTCTGGCTCGGCGCGCTTGCCCGGCTGCAGGCCAACCCGGCCGCCCGGCTCCACCTGATGGGCATCGTGTCCGACGGCGGCGTGCATGGCATGCTCGAGCATCTTTATGGCATCCTGCGGCAGGCGAAGGAGGACGGGCTCGCGGGCCGCGTGTTCATCCACGGGTTTACGGACGGTCGCGATACGCCGCCGCAGAGCGGGCTCGGCTATATCCAGCAGGTGGAGGCGCAGCTGCAGGAGATCGGCGTGGGCCGGATCGCCACGGTGTGCGGGCGCTTCTGGGCCATGGACCGCGACAACCGCTGGGAGCGTGTGCAGAAGGCCTACGACATGCTGACCGGCAAAGCCGCGCTCGCCACGGCCACCAGCGCGGGGGCGGCGATTGCCAGTTATTACGAGAAGCCGCTCAGCCCGACGCAGAACGGCGACGAGTTCGTGCCGGCGACGTGGATCGTGGGCGCGGAGGGCAAGCCGATCGCGACCTTTGCCGACGGCGACGCCGTGCTGTTCTACAATTACCGCGGCGACCGCCCGCGCGAGATCACCAAGGCCTTCGTGATCGACGGCTTCAAGGACTTCGACCGCGGGGCGAAGCTGGATCTCTACTATGCGACGATGACGGAGTATGAAAAGGGCCTGCCGGTCCATGTGATCTCGGGCAAGCCGCCGAAGCTGAAGAACATCCTCGGCGAGGTCGTGAGCAATGCCGGCCTGGCTCAGTTCCGCTGTGCCGAGACCGAGAAAAACCCGCACGTGACCTTTTTCTTCAACAACTACCGGAGCGAGCCGTTCCCCGGCGAGGACCGGGCGTGCCCGGCCAGCCCGAAGGTGCCGACCTACGACATGCAGCCCGAGATGTCGGCGGCGGAAGTCACGGCGCTGTCGAAGGCGGCGATTCTCTCCGGCAAGTACGGTTTCATTGCCGTGAATTACGCCAACCCGGACATGGTGGGTCACACCGGTTCGCTGCCGGCGACGATCAAGGCCGTGGAGGCGACCGATGCCGGCGTGGGCGAACTGCTGGCCGCGATCGCGCAGGTGGGCGGCAAGGCCGTCGTGTGCGCCGACCATGGCAACGCCGAGCAGATGTGGGATCCGGTGCTCAACAGCCCGCACACCGCGCACACGCTGAACCTCGTCGAGGTCTTCGTGGTGGGCGAGGGCCTCGTCGCGGGCAAAACCAGGATGCGCAGCGGGGGCCGCCTGGCCGACCTCGCGCCGACCGTGCTGCACCTCATGGGTCTGCCCAAGCCGGCGGAGATGACGGGCGAAAGCCTGGTCCTCGGCTGA
- a CDS encoding sugar phosphate isomerase/epimerase family protein — MPAPGFVSAILPDLGFEEVIRFAREADYRCVELCCWPAGKAERRYAGVTHLDVADLTDARAAEVKAFLQAQGVFLSGLGYYPNPLDADAERAAFFREHIKKLIVAAQRLGLRNVNTFIGRNQRLNEVQNLLLFAEVWPPLVKFAAEHGVNIGIENCPMYFTYDEWPKGQNLAYSPAIWRKLFEVIPDANFGLNYDPSHLLWMQMDYLKPLREFTSRLHHLHLKDAHVHRDRLDEHGILANPLTFHTPKLPGRGDIDWGAYFATLREVGWKGPVVVEVEDKDYEGSLADRKRSLIECRQFLRTWIP, encoded by the coding sequence ATGCCGGCCCCGGGCTTCGTCTCTGCGATCCTGCCCGACCTCGGATTCGAGGAGGTCATCCGCTTCGCCCGCGAGGCGGATTACCGGTGTGTCGAACTCTGCTGCTGGCCGGCGGGCAAGGCCGAGCGGCGGTATGCGGGGGTGACCCATCTCGATGTGGCCGACCTGACGGACGCGCGGGCGGCGGAGGTGAAGGCGTTTTTGCAGGCGCAGGGTGTCTTCCTGTCCGGGCTCGGTTATTACCCGAACCCGCTGGATGCGGATGCCGAGCGGGCTGCGTTCTTCCGTGAGCATATCAAAAAACTGATCGTGGCGGCGCAGCGGCTCGGTCTGCGCAACGTGAACACGTTCATCGGGCGCAACCAGCGGCTCAATGAGGTCCAGAACCTGCTGCTCTTCGCGGAGGTCTGGCCCCCGCTGGTGAAATTCGCGGCGGAGCACGGGGTGAATATCGGCATCGAGAACTGCCCGATGTATTTCACCTACGACGAGTGGCCCAAGGGACAGAACCTGGCGTATTCCCCGGCGATCTGGCGGAAGCTGTTTGAGGTCATTCCCGACGCCAACTTCGGCCTGAACTACGACCCCTCGCACCTGCTGTGGATGCAGATGGATTACCTGAAGCCGTTGCGGGAGTTCACGTCCCGCCTGCACCACCTGCACCTGAAGGATGCGCACGTCCACCGCGACCGGCTGGACGAGCATGGCATCCTGGCCAACCCGCTGACCTTCCACACGCCGAAGCTGCCGGGGCGCGGTGATATCGACTGGGGCGCTTATTTTGCGACGCTGCGCGAGGTCGGCTGGAAAGGCCCGGTGGTCGTTGAGGTTGAGGACAAGGATTACGAAGGCAGCTTGGCGGACCGGAAGCGGTCGCTGATCGAGTGCCGGCAATTCCTGCGCACCTGGATTCCCTGA
- a CDS encoding MFS transporter, whose translation MKSAINLKLSVMMFLQFFIWGAWYTSIAVYMTAEGMGSLTHWPFTVNPIAAIAAPFFLGLVADRFFATEKVLSFLHLAGGVVLLVTPSLAGNPVEFILALLVYNLCYMPTLGLSNSLAFHHIEDQEKQFPRIRVFGTLGWIVAGLGVSLVLSRVLGTTAERTAAPLYTAGIASILLGLFCLFLPATPPSAKGRRVSIGSILGLDAFRELGSGPFYVFLASSFLICIPLAAYYNFTQLFLGAAGVTNIAATQTLGQMSEVGFMLLMPFFFARLGVKWMLIVGMGAWVVRYALFALGAPDQVQWMVIGGIALHGICYDFFFVTGQIYVDKKSSPAVRGQAQGMLVLVTYGVGMLIGAQIAGRVYNGFLGSAPALTAAQWQSFWWIPSAFAVGVLVFFALLFRDKSVASDRKV comes from the coding sequence ATGAAAAGCGCGATCAACCTGAAACTCAGCGTCATGATGTTCCTCCAGTTCTTCATCTGGGGGGCCTGGTACACCTCAATCGCCGTCTACATGACCGCCGAGGGCATGGGCAGCCTCACGCACTGGCCTTTCACGGTGAACCCGATTGCGGCCATCGCCGCCCCCTTCTTCCTCGGGCTCGTCGCCGACCGGTTCTTCGCCACCGAGAAGGTGCTATCGTTCCTGCACCTGGCCGGCGGCGTGGTGCTGCTGGTCACGCCGTCGCTTGCCGGCAACCCCGTGGAGTTCATCCTCGCCCTGCTGGTCTACAACCTCTGCTACATGCCGACGCTCGGCCTCAGCAACTCCCTCGCCTTCCATCACATTGAGGACCAGGAGAAACAATTCCCGCGCATCCGGGTGTTCGGCACGCTCGGCTGGATCGTCGCCGGACTGGGTGTCTCCCTCGTGCTCAGCCGGGTGCTGGGCACCACGGCCGAGCGCACCGCCGCGCCGCTCTACACCGCTGGGATCGCCTCGATCCTCCTCGGCCTTTTCTGTCTGTTCCTGCCCGCCACCCCGCCCTCCGCCAAGGGCCGCCGGGTCTCGATCGGCTCCATCCTCGGTCTCGACGCCTTCCGCGAACTGGGCAGCGGACCTTTCTACGTGTTTCTCGCCAGCTCGTTCCTGATCTGCATCCCGCTGGCCGCCTACTACAACTTCACCCAGCTCTTCCTCGGCGCCGCCGGCGTCACCAACATCGCCGCCACGCAGACACTGGGGCAGATGTCGGAGGTCGGCTTCATGCTCCTGATGCCCTTCTTCTTCGCCCGGCTCGGCGTGAAATGGATGCTGATTGTCGGCATGGGGGCGTGGGTCGTGCGTTACGCCCTCTTTGCCCTCGGCGCGCCCGACCAGGTGCAATGGATGGTCATCGGCGGCATCGCGCTGCACGGCATCTGCTACGACTTCTTCTTCGTCACCGGCCAGATCTACGTGGACAAGAAATCCTCCCCGGCCGTCCGCGGCCAGGCCCAGGGTATGCTGGTGCTTGTGACCTACGGCGTCGGCATGCTCATCGGCGCCCAGATCGCGGGGCGCGTCTACAACGGCTTCCTCGGCTCCGCCCCCGCCCTCACCGCCGCGCAATGGCAGTCGTTCTGGTGGATCCCCTCCGCTTTCGCCGTCGGCGTGCTGGTGTTCTTCGCCCTCCTTTTCCGGGACAAGAGCGTGGCCTCGGATCGGAAGGTGTAA
- the aspS gene encoding aspartate--tRNA ligase, with product MLRTHHCAQLTKTNLGATVSLAGWVDSVRDHGGIIFVDLRDREGITQVKFDSALRAEAAQLKAESVIGITGKVESRPEAMMNRGIPTGEIEIDATELTVHNISETPPFPLTDAGGDKVNEDLRLTYRYLDLRRPKMRKNLAVRHRAAKSVRDYFDTQGFYEVETPALFKSTPEGAREYLVPSRIHAGQFYALSQSPQQFKQILMVAGVEKYFQLARCFRDEDLRADRQMEFTQVDLEVSFIDREGVYSLLEGMLKKVWKDVLNHDLPTPFPRLAFKDAMNRFGVDKPDTRFGMELADFSDTFKSSGFKVFASTVAAHGSVKAFNAKGLADITQGEIGALEEIAKSLGAKGLAFIKVENGEWKSPIVKFFSETEKAELTKRLNIENGDIVFFAAAPWERACAILGRTRLEAAQLLVKRGKMTLRADQWNFLWVVDFPLMSYDEEKGSYAATHHPFTSPVAEDVPLLDSDPKAVRGQHYDCVLNGMELGGGSIRIHQPALQKKIFEDVLKIPADVVESRFGYMLKAFTYGAPPHGGFAFGLDRMCALLCGTTSIRDVIAFPKTQKAQDLMAQSPTPVTAKQLKELHIQTVIPQQ from the coding sequence ATGCTTCGCACCCATCACTGCGCCCAACTCACCAAGACCAACCTCGGCGCGACCGTGTCGCTCGCCGGCTGGGTTGATTCCGTCCGCGACCACGGCGGCATCATCTTCGTCGACCTCCGCGACCGCGAGGGCATCACGCAGGTGAAGTTCGACTCCGCGCTCCGCGCCGAGGCCGCGCAGCTCAAGGCCGAGTCCGTCATCGGCATCACGGGCAAGGTCGAGTCCCGCCCCGAGGCGATGATGAACCGCGGCATCCCGACCGGCGAGATCGAGATCGATGCGACCGAGCTCACGGTGCACAATATTTCCGAGACGCCGCCGTTCCCGCTGACCGACGCGGGGGGCGACAAGGTCAACGAGGACCTGCGCCTCACGTACCGCTACCTGGATCTGCGCCGCCCGAAGATGCGCAAAAACCTCGCCGTGCGCCACCGCGCCGCGAAGTCGGTGCGGGATTACTTCGACACGCAGGGCTTCTACGAGGTCGAGACCCCGGCGCTCTTCAAGAGCACGCCCGAGGGCGCCCGCGAGTACCTCGTGCCGTCGCGCATCCACGCCGGCCAGTTCTACGCGCTCTCGCAGTCGCCGCAGCAATTCAAGCAGATCCTGATGGTCGCGGGCGTGGAGAAGTATTTCCAGCTCGCGCGCTGTTTCCGGGACGAGGACCTGCGCGCCGACCGCCAGATGGAGTTCACCCAGGTGGATCTTGAGGTGTCCTTCATCGACCGCGAAGGGGTGTATTCCCTGCTGGAGGGCATGCTGAAGAAAGTCTGGAAGGACGTGTTGAATCACGACCTCCCGACCCCGTTCCCGCGCCTGGCGTTCAAGGACGCCATGAACCGCTTCGGCGTCGACAAGCCCGACACCCGCTTCGGGATGGAGTTGGCCGACTTCAGCGACACGTTCAAGAGTTCCGGTTTCAAGGTGTTTGCCTCGACGGTGGCCGCCCACGGTTCGGTGAAGGCATTCAACGCCAAGGGCCTCGCCGACATCACGCAGGGTGAGATCGGCGCGCTCGAGGAGATTGCCAAATCCCTCGGCGCGAAGGGCCTCGCCTTCATCAAGGTCGAGAACGGCGAGTGGAAGTCGCCGATCGTGAAATTCTTCAGCGAGACCGAGAAGGCCGAGCTGACGAAGCGCCTGAACATCGAGAACGGCGACATCGTGTTTTTCGCCGCCGCCCCGTGGGAGCGTGCCTGCGCGATCCTCGGCCGCACCCGGCTCGAAGCCGCCCAGCTGCTCGTGAAGCGTGGCAAGATGACCCTGCGCGCCGACCAGTGGAATTTCCTCTGGGTCGTGGATTTCCCGCTCATGTCCTACGACGAGGAGAAGGGCAGCTACGCGGCCACGCACCACCCGTTCACCTCACCCGTGGCCGAGGACGTGCCGCTGCTGGACTCGGACCCGAAGGCGGTCCGCGGCCAGCACTACGACTGCGTGCTCAACGGCATGGAACTGGGCGGCGGTTCGATCCGCATCCACCAGCCCGCACTGCAGAAGAAGATTTTTGAGGACGTGCTCAAGATCCCGGCCGACGTCGTGGAGAGCCGTTTCGGTTACATGCTCAAGGCCTTCACCTATGGCGCGCCCCCGCACGGCGGCTTTGCCTTTGGCCTGGATCGCATGTGCGCCCTGCTCTGCGGCACCACGAGCATCCGGGATGTCATCGCCTTCCCTAAGACCCAGAAGGCGCAGGACCTCATGGCCCAGAGCCCGACGCCGGTCACGGCGAAGCAGCTCAAGGAACTGCACATCCAGACGGTGATCCCGCAACAGTAA
- a CDS encoding P-II family nitrogen regulator, with translation MKLITAIIKPFKLEAVKEALTQVGVEGMTVTEVKGFGRQKGHTEVYRGSEYTVDFLPKIKLEIVVADDVKDKVVAAIVNGAKTGKIGDGKVFISPVDDVIRIRTDEHGDAAI, from the coding sequence ATGAAACTCATCACCGCCATCATCAAGCCGTTCAAACTCGAAGCCGTCAAAGAAGCCCTCACGCAGGTGGGCGTGGAAGGCATGACCGTCACCGAGGTGAAGGGCTTCGGCCGCCAGAAGGGCCATACCGAGGTGTACCGCGGCAGTGAATATACCGTCGACTTCCTCCCGAAGATCAAACTCGAGATCGTCGTGGCCGACGATGTGAAGGACAAGGTCGTCGCCGCGATCGTGAACGGCGCCAAGACCGGCAAGATTGGCGACGGCAAGGTGTTCATCTCGCCTGTGGATGACGTCATCCGCATCCGCACCGACGAGCACGGCGACGCGGCCATCTGA
- a CDS encoding ammonium transporter gives MNHPTTPKRLRLLALVGAIFASAWASSALAQDAAPTEAPPAVDGAFAAYVNNTDPGAGLAGVAGPGHNGFMMICAALVLFMTLPGLALFYGGLVRKKNVLSVLAQCLGITGLVTILWWAFGYSLVFGTSFGSPYLGGTEFLLLKGVTSAPNTNYAYWISQNVFAMYQLMFAIITPALIVGAIAERMKFSAVILFVTLWMLVVYFPLAHMVWGATGLMNGVWNADAAIPAIDFAGGTVVHMSSGWSALVLCLILGPRLGFGKEKMAPHSMVLCMVGTGMLYVGWYGFNAGSALAADGVAANAFMTTTLAAAVAGFVWGALEKITRGHASVLGFCSGIVAGLVVITPATGFVDATGSIIIGVLAGIVPFLACTKLKALFKYDDALDTFGVHAVGGTLGALLTGFLATAEVNSNLVSDGYAKKNGLAALVTDGGLWVAQLKAIGITLVLSIVATVVIAYIVKAVLGLRPTAEAEQQGLDITDHSEEGYIL, from the coding sequence ATGAATCATCCAACGACACCCAAACGACTTCGCCTCCTGGCCTTGGTCGGCGCGATCTTCGCGTCTGCCTGGGCTTCCTCCGCGCTTGCCCAAGATGCGGCCCCCACCGAAGCCCCCCCGGCGGTGGACGGCGCCTTCGCCGCCTATGTGAACAACACGGACCCCGGTGCGGGCCTCGCCGGCGTGGCTGGTCCTGGTCACAACGGTTTCATGATGATCTGCGCCGCCTTGGTGTTGTTCATGACCCTGCCCGGCCTGGCTCTCTTCTACGGTGGTTTGGTCCGTAAGAAGAACGTCCTCTCCGTGCTCGCGCAGTGTCTGGGTATCACCGGCCTGGTGACCATCCTGTGGTGGGCCTTCGGTTACAGCCTGGTGTTCGGCACCAGCTTCGGCAGCCCCTACCTGGGCGGTACCGAGTTCCTCTTACTCAAGGGCGTGACCTCGGCTCCCAACACCAACTACGCGTACTGGATCTCCCAGAATGTGTTTGCGATGTACCAGCTCATGTTCGCCATCATCACGCCGGCGCTGATCGTGGGCGCTATCGCCGAGCGCATGAAGTTCTCGGCCGTCATCCTGTTTGTGACGCTGTGGATGCTCGTCGTTTACTTCCCCCTCGCCCACATGGTCTGGGGCGCCACCGGCCTGATGAACGGCGTGTGGAACGCTGATGCCGCCATCCCGGCCATCGATTTCGCCGGCGGCACCGTGGTGCACATGAGCTCGGGCTGGTCTGCCCTGGTGCTCTGCCTCATCCTCGGGCCCCGCCTGGGCTTCGGGAAGGAAAAGATGGCCCCGCACTCCATGGTCTTGTGCATGGTCGGTACCGGCATGCTCTACGTTGGCTGGTACGGCTTCAACGCCGGCTCGGCCCTCGCGGCTGATGGCGTCGCCGCCAACGCCTTCATGACCACCACGCTGGCCGCCGCTGTCGCCGGCTTCGTGTGGGGTGCGCTGGAGAAGATCACCCGCGGCCACGCCTCCGTGCTGGGCTTCTGCTCGGGCATCGTGGCCGGCCTGGTCGTGATCACGCCCGCCACGGGCTTCGTGGACGCGACCGGCTCGATCATCATCGGCGTCCTCGCCGGCATCGTGCCCTTCCTCGCCTGCACCAAGCTGAAGGCGCTCTTCAAGTACGATGATGCGCTGGACACCTTCGGGGTGCACGCGGTCGGTGGCACCCTCGGGGCGCTGCTCACCGGGTTTCTCGCCACCGCCGAGGTGAACTCCAACCTGGTCTCCGACGGCTACGCCAAGAAGAACGGCCTGGCGGCCTTGGTGACCGACGGCGGGCTGTGGGTGGCGCAATTGAAGGCCATCGGCATCACGCTGGTGCTCTCCATCGTGGCGACCGTCGTGATCGCCTACATCGTCAAGGCGGTTCTGGGCCTGCGGCCTACCGCGGAGGCCGAACAGCAGGGCCTGGACATCACCGATCACAGCGAGGAAGGCTACATCCTCTAA
- a CDS encoding P-II family nitrogen regulator, with protein MKLIIAIIKPFKLDEVKEALAKAGVEGLTVTEVKGFGRQKGHTEIYRGSEYTVDFLPKVKLEIAVSDELLQPAIAAISGAAKTGKIGDGKIFVLPLEDVVRIRTDEHGSAAV; from the coding sequence ATGAAACTCATCATCGCCATCATCAAGCCGTTCAAGCTGGACGAGGTCAAAGAAGCGCTGGCCAAAGCCGGCGTGGAAGGCCTTACCGTCACCGAGGTCAAGGGCTTTGGCCGCCAGAAGGGCCACACCGAGATCTACCGCGGCAGCGAATACACCGTGGACTTCCTGCCCAAGGTGAAGCTCGAGATCGCCGTCAGCGACGAGCTCCTGCAGCCGGCCATCGCGGCCATCTCCGGCGCCGCCAAGACCGGCAAGATCGGCGACGGCAAGATCTTCGTCCTGCCGCTCGAGGACGTCGTGCGCATCCGCACCGACGAGCACGGTTCCGCAGCCGTCTAG